From a region of the Spelaeicoccus albus genome:
- a CDS encoding inorganic phosphate transporter: MGWLLGGVIALALVFAFSNGFHDTSSAVAGAVTTRALTPKIALVVATVFNFIGAMIGEGIVRRVGDGIVTVPSQPTEAMALLGAALLAAILWNVVTWILALPNSSTHGLIGGLLGAGIAVGATTHWSVVGTSVLLPLLVSPLVGFAAAYGICWAVLHIVRRRSQDSLFTRFRAGQSLASVALSLAHGIQDAQKSLAIVVLALAAVGAEDGAWPTAARVAVALALAGGTLCGGWRIVRTLGERITVLDPVRGFVADSVTAAVLYVTAFAFRAPISMTYTVTAAIAGAGVPGRRRGTRARVVAPIVLSWIVALPLTGLAAALLVLLFTL; encoded by the coding sequence GTGGGTTGGCTGCTCGGCGGCGTGATTGCGCTGGCATTGGTCTTTGCTTTCAGCAATGGGTTCCATGACACGTCGTCCGCAGTGGCCGGAGCCGTCACGACTCGCGCGCTCACGCCGAAAATCGCCCTGGTGGTCGCGACGGTGTTCAACTTCATCGGGGCGATGATCGGCGAAGGCATCGTGCGCCGCGTCGGCGACGGAATTGTCACAGTGCCCTCACAGCCGACCGAAGCGATGGCCCTGTTGGGAGCCGCGTTGCTTGCCGCGATCCTGTGGAACGTCGTCACCTGGATCCTGGCGCTACCGAACTCGTCGACGCACGGCCTGATCGGCGGGCTGCTCGGCGCCGGCATCGCAGTAGGGGCGACGACGCACTGGTCGGTCGTGGGCACGTCCGTCTTGTTGCCGCTCTTGGTCTCGCCACTTGTGGGGTTTGCCGCGGCCTATGGGATCTGCTGGGCGGTGTTGCACATCGTCCGGCGCCGTTCCCAGGACTCGCTGTTCACGCGCTTTCGGGCCGGCCAATCGTTGGCCTCGGTCGCGCTCAGTCTCGCTCACGGAATCCAGGACGCACAGAAATCCCTGGCGATTGTCGTGCTGGCACTTGCGGCGGTGGGGGCGGAAGACGGGGCCTGGCCGACCGCGGCGCGCGTCGCAGTGGCGCTGGCGCTGGCCGGAGGGACGCTGTGCGGCGGGTGGCGGATTGTTCGGACGCTGGGTGAACGCATCACAGTGCTCGACCCGGTGCGTGGATTCGTCGCGGATTCGGTGACCGCCGCAGTGCTGTACGTGACGGCGTTCGCATTCCGCGCGCCGATTTCCATGACGTATACGGTCACGGCAGCGATCGCCGGCGCCGGAGTTCCCGGACGGCGTCGCGGCACCCGCGCTCGGGTTGTGGCGCCCATCGTCCTCAGCTGGATCGTCGCCTTGCCGCTGACCGGTCTGGCCGCCGCGTTGTTGGTGCTGTTGTTCACGCTGTGA
- the mshD gene encoding mycothiol synthase — MRATIRQSASDLTAEHDAFLDDCTRTDGAAPIGDGLRNALKRQTEAAKAARKTGGKSARDGRAEQAPSTAGTSVFELRAGAAGELAGLAVLGPDGERLTAELAVGPASRTRGFGRRLTESVLAAAADRPASDTTGGETPGGGGEPWFWAHGDHPGAARLAEIFGMRRARELVQMRLRAADAKLPEPQLPSGVHLRAFRPGADDAEWLRVNNAAFSWHPEQGGQTAEDLEAAARQDDFDPDGFFLAVPDDDPCRILGFHWTKVHPGPDRLGEVFVLGVDPGVHSRGLGRALTLAGLNYLIRLGIREIELYTEGDNEKALGLYKSLGFHLHATDVSYTRGHDRV; from the coding sequence ATGCGAGCGACGATCCGGCAATCAGCGTCCGACCTCACGGCCGAGCACGATGCCTTCCTTGACGACTGCACGCGCACCGACGGCGCCGCGCCGATCGGGGACGGGCTGCGGAACGCACTGAAACGACAAACCGAAGCGGCCAAAGCGGCCCGGAAAACCGGCGGAAAATCCGCCCGGGACGGTCGTGCCGAGCAGGCGCCGTCGACGGCGGGAACCAGCGTGTTCGAGTTGCGCGCCGGCGCGGCCGGGGAGTTGGCGGGGCTCGCCGTGCTGGGGCCGGACGGCGAGCGGCTCACCGCCGAACTGGCGGTCGGCCCCGCGTCGCGTACTCGCGGATTCGGCCGCCGGCTGACCGAATCGGTCCTCGCGGCGGCGGCCGACCGCCCCGCCTCCGATACGACCGGCGGCGAAACACCCGGCGGCGGGGGCGAGCCGTGGTTCTGGGCGCACGGCGACCATCCCGGCGCGGCCCGCCTGGCCGAGATTTTCGGCATGCGCCGCGCTCGAGAGCTCGTCCAAATGCGGCTGCGCGCCGCGGACGCAAAGCTGCCCGAGCCGCAGCTGCCCTCCGGCGTGCACTTGCGGGCGTTCCGGCCCGGCGCCGACGACGCCGAATGGCTGCGCGTGAACAACGCGGCGTTCTCATGGCATCCCGAACAAGGCGGCCAAACTGCGGAAGATCTGGAGGCTGCGGCCCGGCAAGACGATTTCGATCCGGACGGGTTCTTCCTCGCCGTGCCGGACGACGATCCCTGCCGCATCCTCGGTTTCCACTGGACCAAGGTGCATCCCGGCCCCGACCGGCTCGGCGAGGTCTTTGTGCTCGGCGTCGACCCGGGCGTCCACTCGCGCGGTCTCGGACGGGCGCTGACGTTGGCCGGTCTGAACTACTTGATTCGTCTGGGAATCCGGGAAATCGAGCTGTACACCGAAGGCGACAACGAAAAGGCACTCGGACTGTACAAGTCGTTGGGATTCCACCTGCACGCCACCGACGTCAGTTACACTCGCGGGCACGACCGGGTCTAG
- a CDS encoding NUDIX hydrolase gives MTSIVADAADSARVKADVLAGGAVCWRERDGELEILLVHRPRYNDWSWPKGKVDKGETLPECAIREVREETGYSITLGLPLPEAKYKVGKGAKKHVAYWAAEITGDADPAPESPKEIDEARWVPTAKARTMLSRYDDREQLDVVDKAWSKGNLRVWPLIIVRHGKAFPRSRWHKTEHKRPLLATGARQAESLTTLLSAWAPRRVYSSPWKRCMATITPYAESIGRNVKQKDELSEKAHSDTPVKVAALLSKIVEKGKPAAVCTHRPVLPTVLAALAGLAPPAVAAELPDSDPYMSPGEIIVASLRRDSKPRVVAVERFRPIDG, from the coding sequence GTGACGTCCATCGTGGCCGACGCGGCCGATTCGGCGCGCGTCAAGGCCGATGTACTGGCCGGCGGCGCCGTGTGTTGGCGCGAGCGGGACGGCGAGCTCGAAATATTGCTCGTCCATCGTCCGCGGTACAACGACTGGTCGTGGCCCAAGGGAAAAGTCGACAAGGGCGAGACTCTTCCCGAATGCGCTATCCGCGAGGTGCGCGAGGAGACCGGCTATTCAATCACTTTGGGGCTGCCCCTGCCGGAAGCCAAATACAAGGTCGGCAAGGGCGCCAAGAAGCACGTGGCCTACTGGGCGGCCGAGATCACCGGCGACGCCGATCCGGCACCGGAATCGCCCAAGGAGATCGACGAAGCCCGATGGGTGCCGACCGCCAAGGCCCGCACCATGCTCAGCCGGTACGACGACCGCGAACAGCTCGACGTCGTCGACAAGGCCTGGTCGAAAGGTAATTTGCGCGTGTGGCCGTTGATCATCGTGCGCCACGGCAAGGCCTTTCCCCGGTCGCGCTGGCACAAGACGGAGCACAAACGGCCGCTGTTGGCCACCGGCGCCCGGCAGGCCGAGTCATTGACGACGTTGTTGAGCGCGTGGGCGCCGCGACGCGTGTACTCCAGCCCGTGGAAGCGGTGCATGGCGACCATCACGCCGTACGCCGAGTCGATCGGCCGGAACGTGAAGCAAAAGGACGAGTTGAGCGAGAAGGCTCATTCGGACACGCCCGTCAAAGTAGCCGCGCTCTTGTCGAAAATCGTTGAAAAGGGCAAGCCGGCAGCCGTGTGCACGCACCGCCCGGTGCTGCCGACGGTTTTGGCAGCTTTGGCCGGTCTGGCACCGCCCGCGGTTGCCGCCGAGCTGCCGGACTCCGATCCATATATGTCGCCCGGCGAGATCATCGTGGCCTCGCTGCGTCGCGACTCGAAGCCGCGAGTGGTCGCCGTCGAGAGGTTCCGGCCGATCGACGGCTAA
- the pstA gene encoding phosphate ABC transporter permease PstA yields MSTAFVPKSRLRRKLTNHAATVLVCAAFAAAMAPLIGLLWTVAANGAPHVSLQFLNTSMHNLTGVYDVAADEGRGPLFGGIYHAIVGTVLITGLATLISVPVGLLTAIYLVEYARRSALATAIRFLVDVMTGIPSIVAGLFAFALFSVLAGPGTRSGLVAAVALSVLMIPLVVRTSEEMLRLVPDDLREAAYALGAPKWKTIVTIVLPTALSGITSGVTIAISRVIGETAPLVVTAGVASGINYNVFSGWLTSLPVYIYNQVMRPLAPGAPDPSYDRAWAAAFVLIVIVMVLNFAARLFGRLIAPRGVR; encoded by the coding sequence GTGAGTACCGCGTTCGTCCCCAAATCGAGACTGCGCCGCAAGCTGACGAACCATGCCGCAACGGTCTTGGTGTGTGCCGCGTTCGCAGCGGCCATGGCGCCCCTGATCGGTTTGTTGTGGACCGTCGCGGCTAACGGCGCCCCGCACGTGAGCCTGCAGTTCTTGAACACGTCGATGCACAATTTGACAGGCGTTTACGATGTGGCGGCCGATGAGGGCCGCGGCCCGCTGTTCGGCGGCATCTACCACGCCATCGTCGGCACGGTTCTGATCACCGGGCTCGCCACTCTCATCTCGGTGCCGGTCGGCCTGCTGACGGCCATTTACCTCGTCGAATACGCGCGCCGCAGTGCGCTGGCCACGGCAATTCGGTTCCTCGTCGACGTGATGACCGGCATCCCGTCGATTGTGGCGGGCCTCTTCGCGTTCGCATTGTTCAGCGTGTTGGCCGGTCCGGGTACGCGCAGCGGTCTGGTCGCGGCTGTCGCGCTGTCGGTGCTCATGATCCCGCTGGTCGTGCGTACCAGCGAGGAAATGCTGCGGCTCGTCCCCGACGATCTGCGTGAAGCCGCGTACGCCCTCGGCGCGCCGAAGTGGAAAACCATCGTCACGATAGTCCTGCCCACCGCCTTGTCCGGCATCACTTCGGGGGTGACCATCGCGATTTCCCGGGTGATCGGAGAGACCGCGCCACTGGTCGTGACTGCCGGCGTGGCGTCCGGAATCAACTACAACGTGTTTTCCGGGTGGCTGACATCGCTACCCGTGTACATCTACAACCAGGTGATGCGTCCGCTTGCGCCCGGGGCGCCGGATCCGAGCTACGACCGGGCATGGGCCGCGGCGTTCGTGCTCATCGTCATCGTGATGGTGCTGAATTTCGCGGCGCGGTTGTTTGGCCGTCTCATTGCCCCGCGCGGCGTCCGATGA
- the pstS gene encoding phosphate ABC transporter substrate-binding protein PstS: protein MKRISPAIALAACFALTLSGCGSDDPTGAKGVGGSGQQKNVLQGIGSSAQKSAMDAWIAGFEKKQSTTSVQYSPDGSGAGVKQFLAGAAKFAGSDKYLDDDQAAKANSVCGPDGAYEFPVYISPIAVAFNLPGIKHLNFAPSTIAEIFSGKISAWDDPAIKADNPNAKLPSTKITAVHRSDDSGTTNNFTDYLHQTAPKAWPDEAAETFPHKGEAASGTTGVVQTVQGAEGAIGYIDASAVGKDLGTAKIKVGSNFTAMTSEGAATVVGESKQTAGRGKHDLAIDLNRTTTTKGAYPLVLVSYHLVCSSYKDEKTVDAVKAWEKYVVSSAAQQAAEENAGSAAIPQSVSDKAVRAIDSITVKK from the coding sequence ATGAAGCGTATTTCCCCGGCAATCGCGCTCGCTGCATGTTTCGCGCTGACCCTCAGCGGCTGCGGCAGCGACGATCCGACCGGCGCCAAGGGCGTGGGTGGGTCCGGTCAGCAAAAGAACGTGTTGCAGGGAATCGGATCGAGCGCACAGAAATCGGCGATGGACGCGTGGATCGCCGGGTTCGAGAAGAAGCAGTCGACGACGTCCGTCCAGTATTCGCCGGACGGTTCGGGTGCCGGCGTCAAGCAGTTCCTGGCCGGCGCAGCCAAATTCGCCGGATCGGACAAGTATCTCGACGATGACCAGGCGGCGAAGGCCAACTCTGTGTGCGGCCCGGACGGAGCCTACGAGTTCCCGGTGTACATCAGCCCGATCGCCGTGGCGTTCAACCTGCCGGGGATCAAGCACCTGAATTTCGCGCCGTCCACCATTGCGGAGATCTTCAGCGGCAAGATCTCCGCGTGGGACGATCCGGCCATCAAGGCCGACAACCCGAACGCGAAGCTGCCGTCGACGAAAATCACTGCAGTGCACCGCAGCGACGATTCGGGCACCACGAACAATTTCACCGATTACCTCCATCAGACGGCACCCAAGGCCTGGCCGGACGAGGCGGCCGAGACGTTCCCGCACAAGGGGGAAGCGGCGTCCGGCACCACCGGCGTCGTGCAGACGGTGCAGGGCGCCGAGGGCGCGATCGGCTACATCGACGCATCGGCCGTCGGCAAGGATCTCGGCACCGCCAAGATCAAGGTCGGTTCCAACTTCACTGCGATGACGTCCGAGGGGGCGGCGACGGTCGTGGGCGAATCGAAGCAAACAGCCGGCCGCGGCAAGCACGACCTGGCCATCGACCTGAACCGCACCACGACGACGAAGGGGGCCTACCCGCTCGTCCTGGTCAGCTACCACCTGGTCTGCTCGTCGTACAAGGATGAGAAGACCGTGGACGCCGTCAAGGCCTGGGAGAAGTACGTGGTCAGCTCGGCCGCGCAACAGGCCGCGGAAGAAAACGCCGGCTCGGCCGCCATCCCGCAAAGCGTGTCGGACAAGGCCGTCCGGGCGATCGATTCGATCACGGTCAAGAAATAG
- the pstC gene encoding phosphate ABC transporter permease subunit PstC: protein MQRRTTRGLGDRVFCRVTLGAGLLIVAALVGVAVFLVWQAYPAFIADPAEVKGGAGFWAYVVPLVAGTVIAAAIALVIATPVSVGIALFISHFAPRRMASFLGYLVDLLAAVPSVVYGLWGWLWLSGHIRPLFEILSHYLGWLPFFAGPASATGRTMLTAGIVLAVMILPIITSLSREVFLQAPRLNEEAALALGATRWEMVRLVVLPFGRSGVISAAMLGLGRALGETMAIAMVLSPGVLTASLVKSGNQTIAAEIAQNFPEAAGLGLSTLIAAGLVLFAITLIVNVAARAIIARQPMRVR from the coding sequence GTGCAACGCCGGACGACGCGCGGGCTGGGCGACCGTGTGTTCTGCCGCGTGACGCTCGGCGCCGGCCTGCTCATCGTGGCCGCACTGGTCGGCGTCGCGGTGTTCTTGGTGTGGCAGGCGTACCCCGCGTTCATTGCCGATCCCGCCGAGGTCAAGGGCGGCGCCGGGTTTTGGGCTTACGTGGTGCCGCTCGTGGCGGGCACCGTGATCGCCGCGGCCATCGCGCTGGTGATCGCGACGCCCGTTTCGGTCGGAATCGCATTGTTCATCTCGCACTTCGCGCCGCGGCGGATGGCATCGTTCCTCGGATATCTCGTCGACTTGTTGGCGGCAGTGCCCAGCGTCGTCTACGGGTTGTGGGGGTGGCTGTGGCTGTCCGGCCACATCCGCCCGTTGTTCGAAATTCTCAGTCACTACCTGGGCTGGTTGCCGTTTTTCGCCGGCCCTGCTTCAGCGACGGGCCGCACCATGCTCACGGCCGGGATCGTCCTGGCCGTCATGATCCTGCCGATCATCACGTCGTTGTCGCGGGAGGTGTTCTTGCAGGCGCCGCGGCTGAATGAGGAAGCCGCCCTCGCGCTCGGCGCGACTCGCTGGGAAATGGTGCGACTCGTCGTCCTGCCCTTTGGCCGGTCCGGCGTGATCAGCGCCGCGATGCTTGGCCTGGGCCGGGCTCTGGGCGAAACGATGGCGATCGCCATGGTCCTCTCCCCCGGTGTGCTGACGGCGTCCCTGGTCAAATCCGGCAATCAGACAATCGCGGCCGAGATCGCGCAGAACTTTCCCGAAGCCGCGGGACTCGGCCTCTCAACGCTTATCGCTGCCGGGCTCGTTTTGTTTGCCATCACCCTCATCGTCAACGTGGCGGCTCGCGCAATCATCGCCCGGCAGCCGATGCGCGTCCGATAG
- the pstB gene encoding phosphate ABC transporter ATP-binding protein PstB translates to MLSEPGVQPGAPASQFDDARIDVRNLSAYYGKFRALDDVSMPIASNAVTALIGPSGCGKSTLLRTLNRMHEVVPGARVEGTIAVDGNDLYAPEVDPVDVRRRIGMVFQRPNPFPTMSIRENVLAGPRLNSKRFSAAAGAERAEDALRAANLWDEVKDRLGGPASGLSGGQQQRLCIARAIAVSPEVILMDEPCSALDPISTLAIEELISELKRNYTVVIVTHNMQQAARVSDTTAFFTVSGTGEPGRLVERGDTARVFSNPAEKRTEDYISGRFG, encoded by the coding sequence ATGCTCAGCGAACCCGGCGTGCAGCCCGGAGCACCGGCGTCGCAATTCGACGACGCGCGGATCGACGTGCGGAACCTGTCGGCCTATTACGGCAAGTTCAGGGCGCTGGACGACGTGTCCATGCCTATCGCCTCGAATGCCGTCACGGCGCTCATCGGCCCGTCCGGGTGCGGCAAATCGACGCTTTTGCGCACATTGAATCGGATGCACGAGGTGGTTCCGGGCGCCCGCGTCGAAGGGACGATCGCGGTGGACGGCAACGATCTGTATGCCCCCGAAGTGGACCCGGTCGACGTGCGGCGGCGCATCGGCATGGTGTTCCAGCGGCCGAACCCGTTTCCGACAATGTCGATCCGGGAAAACGTGCTGGCCGGTCCTCGCCTGAACAGCAAACGGTTCTCGGCAGCGGCCGGCGCCGAACGCGCCGAGGACGCGTTGCGGGCCGCCAACCTGTGGGACGAGGTGAAAGACCGACTCGGCGGCCCGGCGTCCGGGCTTTCCGGCGGGCAACAGCAACGTCTGTGCATCGCTCGCGCGATCGCGGTGTCCCCCGAGGTGATCCTGATGGACGAGCCGTGCTCGGCGCTCGATCCGATCTCGACGTTGGCCATCGAGGAGCTGATCAGCGAACTGAAGCGCAACTACACGGTGGTCATCGTCACGCACAATATGCAGCAGGCCGCGCGAGTGTCCGACACTACCGCGTTCTTCACGGTCTCCGGCACCGGCGAACCCGGTCGGTTAGTCGAGCGCGGCGATACTGCGAGGGTGTTCTCGAATCCGGCCGAAAAGCGGACGGAGGACTACATTTCCGGCCGTTTCGGCTAA
- a CDS encoding response regulator transcription factor, which yields MKIAHLNKTGGPVPAVPALGLLNHDVAYTGVDPSSLLNAAAPDVLLVDGTSDIAWAKSACELLATLGTSAPVIVVLADGGMVAVAPTWQVRDVLAPTAGPAEIEARLRLAVAESPPDDEPDLITSGALTIDATGYTAKLAGRTLDLTYKEFALLCHLAGHPGRVFTRDQLLREIWGDDYYGGSRTVDVHVRRLRAKLGNEYDDCIATVWGVGYRFSALRQPRHNDPDMRPSNESTDRSPGRRTGRAERDSAQEDHASDDPAISVRPHGRARCLP from the coding sequence ATGAAAATCGCGCATTTGAACAAGACCGGCGGTCCGGTTCCGGCCGTCCCCGCGCTCGGGCTGCTCAATCACGACGTGGCGTATACCGGCGTCGACCCGTCGTCCTTGTTGAACGCAGCCGCACCTGACGTTCTGCTGGTCGACGGCACCTCCGATATCGCCTGGGCGAAGTCCGCGTGCGAATTGCTTGCCACGCTCGGCACGTCGGCACCGGTGATCGTGGTACTTGCGGACGGCGGCATGGTTGCCGTGGCGCCGACCTGGCAGGTTCGCGACGTGCTGGCTCCGACCGCCGGCCCGGCCGAGATCGAAGCCAGGCTGCGGTTGGCCGTCGCCGAGTCACCGCCGGACGACGAACCCGACCTGATCACGTCCGGCGCGCTCACGATCGACGCGACGGGCTACACGGCGAAGCTGGCCGGCCGGACTCTCGACTTGACGTATAAAGAGTTCGCCTTGTTGTGCCATCTTGCCGGTCATCCGGGCCGCGTGTTCACGCGCGATCAGCTGCTGCGCGAGATCTGGGGCGACGACTATTACGGCGGCAGCCGCACCGTCGACGTGCACGTGCGCCGCCTCCGGGCCAAGCTCGGCAACGAATACGACGACTGCATCGCCACGGTGTGGGGCGTCGGCTACCGCTTCTCCGCGCTACGGCAGCCAAGACACAACGATCCGGACATGCGACCATCGAATGAATCCACCGATCGCTCCCCCGGTCGACGCACCGGCCGGGCCGAGCGAGATTCCGCACAGGAGGACCATGCGAGCGACGATCCGGCAATCAGCGTCCGACCTCACGGCCGAGCACGATGCCTTCCTTGA
- a CDS encoding RNA degradosome polyphosphate kinase produces MAARTPGAESDSSSTALQTRSSRRPGTAKATAKKSSGKHKTPLPDDRYLDRELSWLAFNQRVLELAEDPDLFLLERAQFLSIFASNLDEFFMVRVAGLKRRIATGLAVPTITGVQPLEVLRMISERAHELTARHARVFADQVRPAMEREGIYLVGWPDLTDAERSRLHKFFTNQVFPVLTPLAVDPAHPFPYISGLSLNLAVVLRNPTTGKDVFARIKLPPLLPRFVNAANLADPLTATPESPARYVPLEDVIGEHLDQLFPGMEVVHSHTFRVTRNEDLEVEEDDTENLLQALEKELLRRRFGPAVRLEVAPDIHPTVLDLLVRELGVHNREVYELPAPLDLRGLSDLAAISRGDLHYPKAVPRMNRYLSEAESSNQADVFGAIRARDILLHHPYDSFSTSVQAFLEQAANDPQVLAIKQTLYRTSGDSPIVDALIDAAEAGKQVLAVVEIKARFDEQANISWARKLEQSGVHVVYGIVGLKTHSKLCLVVRQEVDGLRRYCHVGTGNYHPKTARLYEDFGLLTCNDQVGDDLTRLFNQLSGYAPSTTYHRLLVAPRSVRSGLLKLIKSEVEHFEAGRAARIRIKVNSIVDEQIIDALYRASMAGVPIELLVRGICALRPGVPGLSETIQVRSVVGRFLEHSRAFTFAGGGDPTVYIGSADMMHRNLDRRVESLVRLTSPEHIQEIEALFDLAFSEKTEAWLLDGDGAWTRNHLAEDGHALVNLQEELLRVHGKRRARVRR; encoded by the coding sequence GTGGCAGCCAGAACGCCCGGAGCGGAGTCCGACTCCTCTTCCACAGCATTGCAAACGCGCTCGAGCCGCCGGCCGGGCACGGCCAAAGCGACCGCAAAGAAGTCGTCCGGCAAGCACAAGACCCCCCTGCCCGACGATAGGTATCTCGACCGCGAATTGAGCTGGCTGGCGTTCAACCAGCGCGTGCTGGAGCTGGCCGAAGATCCCGACCTGTTCCTCCTCGAGCGGGCGCAGTTCCTGTCCATCTTCGCCTCGAACCTCGACGAATTCTTCATGGTGCGCGTCGCGGGCCTCAAACGCCGGATCGCCACCGGGCTCGCCGTGCCGACCATTACCGGCGTCCAGCCTCTTGAAGTGCTGCGGATGATCAGCGAGCGCGCGCACGAGCTCACGGCCCGCCACGCGCGCGTTTTCGCCGACCAAGTCCGCCCGGCCATGGAGCGCGAGGGCATCTACCTGGTCGGCTGGCCGGATCTGACCGACGCCGAGCGCAGTCGCTTGCACAAGTTCTTCACCAATCAAGTGTTCCCGGTGCTCACCCCGTTGGCTGTGGATCCCGCCCACCCGTTCCCCTACATCTCCGGTCTCTCGCTCAACTTGGCGGTCGTGTTGCGCAATCCGACGACCGGGAAGGACGTGTTCGCCCGGATCAAGCTTCCGCCGTTGCTGCCGCGGTTCGTCAATGCGGCAAATCTCGCCGATCCGCTGACTGCCACTCCCGAGTCGCCGGCCCGATACGTGCCGCTCGAAGACGTCATCGGCGAGCACCTTGATCAACTGTTCCCCGGAATGGAGGTCGTCCACAGCCACACGTTCCGGGTCACCCGCAATGAGGACCTCGAGGTCGAAGAGGACGACACCGAGAACTTGTTGCAGGCCCTGGAAAAGGAACTGCTGCGACGCAGGTTCGGGCCCGCCGTCCGGCTCGAAGTGGCCCCCGACATTCATCCGACGGTGCTCGACCTCTTGGTCCGCGAGCTCGGCGTGCACAACCGGGAGGTCTACGAGTTGCCGGCGCCGCTCGACTTGCGCGGCCTGAGCGATCTGGCCGCGATCTCCCGAGGCGACCTGCACTATCCCAAGGCGGTGCCGCGGATGAACCGGTACCTGTCGGAGGCGGAGAGTTCGAATCAGGCGGACGTGTTCGGCGCCATCCGTGCCCGCGACATCTTGTTGCACCACCCGTACGATTCGTTTTCGACGAGTGTGCAGGCGTTCTTGGAGCAGGCCGCAAACGATCCGCAGGTGCTGGCCATCAAGCAGACCCTGTACCGTACCTCGGGCGATTCACCGATCGTCGATGCGCTCATCGATGCGGCCGAAGCCGGCAAGCAAGTGCTTGCCGTTGTCGAGATCAAGGCCCGGTTCGATGAACAGGCGAACATTTCCTGGGCGCGGAAGCTCGAGCAGTCCGGCGTGCACGTGGTGTACGGCATCGTCGGGTTGAAGACCCATTCGAAGCTGTGCCTGGTGGTACGCCAAGAAGTCGACGGCCTGCGCCGCTACTGCCACGTCGGCACCGGCAACTATCATCCGAAGACGGCACGGCTGTACGAGGATTTCGGCCTGCTGACCTGCAACGATCAGGTCGGCGACGATCTGACTCGGCTGTTCAACCAGTTGTCGGGGTACGCGCCGTCCACGACCTACCACCGGTTGCTGGTGGCGCCGCGCAGCGTCCGCTCGGGCCTGCTCAAACTGATCAAGTCCGAGGTCGAGCACTTCGAGGCGGGCCGGGCGGCGCGCATTCGGATCAAGGTCAATTCGATCGTCGACGAGCAGATCATCGATGCGCTGTACCGGGCCTCTATGGCAGGCGTCCCGATCGAGCTGCTCGTCCGCGGCATCTGCGCGCTCAGGCCGGGGGTGCCGGGGCTTTCCGAGACCATCCAGGTGCGCAGCGTGGTGGGCAGGTTCCTCGAACATTCGCGTGCGTTCACGTTTGCCGGCGGCGGCGATCCGACGGTGTACATCGGGTCGGCCGACATGATGCACCGCAATCTCGACCGGCGGGTGGAATCGCTGGTGCGGCTCACTTCCCCCGAGCACATCCAGGAGATCGAGGCGTTGTTCGACCTGGCATTCAGCGAAAAGACCGAAGCATGGCTGCTCGACGGCGACGGCGCGTGGACGAGGAATCATCTGGCTGAGGACGGCCACGCGCTTGTCAATCTGCAAGAGGAACTGCTCCGCGTGCACGGCAAGCGGCGAGCACGGGTGCGCAGGTGA